The proteins below are encoded in one region of Aquisphaera giovannonii:
- a CDS encoding EcsC family protein translates to MSRRADPQRGEPTDYEAEQVRRIAAWKSQPPNPLAELWTTLTLPAARAVEKLIPDRLAGWTVERILDTADLLAGQEDIKRSAGVRDLAELRGRPMEECDRMARQVGLGAMAVATAEGAATGAGGAWTTLLDVPLLFGLALRTIYKIGHCYGYPLDGDGGRALALATLVTALSGSLEVRRQRLRRLREFEEMVFDEAEEEVLTQEVLSFLFQIEAFEEIPGVGALSGAALNLALIRRVDVAARRVFQERWLRGGGKIEGYIEPAEAHPRALAPGISGALGRLAYSGCYSVVFGVAVPFYASAAVLRPAGDAVARGVGRAASRAQVATASLIPGRRPAPALSA, encoded by the coding sequence ATGAGCCGGCGTGCTGACCCGCAGCGGGGTGAGCCGACAGACTACGAAGCCGAGCAGGTCCGACGGATCGCCGCCTGGAAATCGCAGCCCCCCAACCCGTTGGCCGAGCTCTGGACCACGCTCACGCTGCCGGCGGCCAGGGCGGTGGAGAAGCTCATCCCCGACCGGCTGGCCGGATGGACCGTCGAACGGATCCTGGACACGGCCGATCTGCTGGCCGGCCAGGAGGACATCAAGCGGAGCGCCGGCGTCCGGGACCTCGCCGAGCTCCGCGGGCGCCCTATGGAGGAATGCGACCGGATGGCCCGGCAGGTCGGGCTGGGGGCCATGGCGGTGGCGACCGCCGAGGGGGCGGCCACCGGCGCCGGCGGCGCCTGGACCACCCTGCTCGACGTCCCCTTGCTGTTCGGGCTGGCACTGCGGACCATCTACAAGATCGGCCACTGCTACGGGTATCCCCTGGACGGAGATGGCGGCCGCGCCCTCGCGCTGGCCACCCTCGTCACCGCCCTCTCCGGCTCGCTCGAGGTCCGGCGGCAGCGGCTCCGGCGCCTCCGCGAGTTCGAGGAGATGGTCTTCGACGAGGCCGAGGAAGAGGTGCTCACCCAGGAGGTGCTCTCGTTCCTCTTCCAGATCGAGGCGTTCGAGGAGATCCCGGGAGTCGGCGCCCTCTCCGGGGCCGCACTGAACCTGGCGCTCATCCGGCGGGTGGACGTGGCCGCCCGGCGGGTCTTCCAGGAACGCTGGCTCCGAGGCGGCGGGAAGATCGAGGGCTACATCGAGCCGGCGGAGGCCCATCCCCGCGCGCTGGCCCCGGGGATCTCCGGCGCCTTGGGGAGACTGGCGTACTCGGGATGCTACTCCGTGGTCTTCGGGGTGGCGGTGCCGTTCTACGCCTCGGCCGCCGTTCTCCGGCCGGCGGGCGACGCCGTGGCTCGCGGAGTCGGGCGGGCCGCCAGCCGGGCCCAGGTCGCGACCGCGTCCTTGATCCCTGGCCGCCGACCGGCCCCGGCCCTCTCGGCCTGA
- a CDS encoding SUMF1/EgtB/PvdO family nonheme iron enzyme, which translates to MATGPHLRIEEVEQKVCDIASEQLGIPRQKVSPGSRIVQDLQCDSLDLVELFMSVEDAFEVTLPDGSPDPVFKAVFTRPGFRLADLAELVYLAQGTGKPERDGWRRARVATAATATIPFTQLDGRWEPGSTERPGLFEPLKAPGPIRPYRRRSDGMRCLRIPSAAVELGSDAPEAPDDERPRRVAEIDSFLIDAEPVSTTAYCRFLNSADEADPAVLADWFVLDPEDDRIEHMLITKCGPDWRPRPGTERWPMILVSWYGANAYSLWANGRDWRSYRGEGELGDGQESFLPSEAQWEYAARGDRSRTYPWGDEPCTPDRLVFGQHRRGATYRAETLPMADVNAELGMSPFGLHHMAGNIWQWCRDWYDGAFPARPEASLPNPLNRTPGTARSERGGSWVGPASLCRSSFRRGRPPHARGRCLGFRCIGLASDAR; encoded by the coding sequence ATGGCCACCGGACCACACCTGCGGATCGAGGAGGTGGAGCAGAAGGTCTGCGACATCGCCTCGGAGCAACTGGGCATCCCCCGCCAGAAGGTCTCCCCCGGGTCCCGGATCGTCCAGGACCTGCAGTGCGACAGCCTCGACCTCGTCGAGCTGTTCATGAGCGTCGAGGACGCGTTCGAAGTCACCCTCCCCGACGGCTCCCCCGATCCCGTCTTCAAGGCCGTCTTCACCCGGCCGGGCTTCCGGCTCGCGGACCTCGCCGAGCTCGTCTACCTCGCCCAGGGGACGGGGAAGCCGGAAAGGGACGGGTGGCGGCGGGCCCGGGTCGCGACGGCGGCAACGGCGACCATCCCGTTCACGCAGCTCGACGGGCGCTGGGAGCCGGGTTCGACCGAGCGGCCCGGCCTCTTCGAACCGCTCAAGGCACCGGGGCCGATCCGCCCGTACCGTCGCCGATCCGATGGCATGCGCTGCCTGCGCATCCCTTCGGCGGCCGTCGAGCTCGGCAGCGACGCGCCCGAGGCGCCGGACGACGAGCGGCCCCGACGCGTGGCGGAGATCGACAGCTTCCTGATCGACGCCGAGCCGGTCTCGACGACGGCCTATTGCCGCTTCCTCAACTCCGCCGACGAGGCCGACCCCGCCGTCCTGGCCGATTGGTTCGTACTCGATCCGGAGGACGACCGCATTGAGCATATGCTCATCACGAAATGCGGGCCGGACTGGCGGCCGCGGCCGGGGACCGAGCGGTGGCCGATGATCCTCGTCTCGTGGTACGGCGCGAACGCCTACTCGCTCTGGGCCAACGGCCGGGACTGGCGGAGCTATCGGGGCGAGGGCGAGCTCGGAGACGGGCAGGAGAGCTTCCTGCCGAGCGAGGCCCAGTGGGAATATGCCGCGAGGGGCGACCGCAGCCGGACTTACCCCTGGGGGGACGAGCCCTGCACGCCCGATCGGCTGGTCTTCGGCCAGCATCGCAGGGGGGCGACCTACCGGGCCGAGACGCTGCCGATGGCCGACGTGAACGCCGAGCTCGGTATGTCGCCCTTCGGGCTGCACCACATGGCCGGGAACATCTGGCAGTGGTGCCGGGACTGGTACGATGGCGCCTTCCCCGCCCGGCCGGAGGCGTCGCTGCCCAATCCGCTCAACCGGACACCCGGCACGGCCCGGAGCGAGCGGGGAGGGAGCTGGGTCGGCCCGGCCAGCCTCTGCCGCAGCTCCTTCCGGCGGGGCCGACCGCCTCACGCCCGCGGCCGCTGCCTGGGCTTTCGCTGCATCGGCCTCGCGAGCGACGCCCGCTGA
- a CDS encoding MarR family winged helix-turn-helix transcriptional regulator codes for MSNSRLQRELRKRNPFESAEQEASLSIARTADRFGICFARLFREYGLTPSQYNVLRILRGEGNPLPILEVADRMLAAVPGITGLIDRLEGMGLVARDRSAEDRRVVFVAIRPKGLDLLRQLDEPVSALHGRLLGHMSPEELRQLIGLLEKARQPLDDSAGA; via the coding sequence ATGTCGAATAGTCGCCTGCAACGGGAGTTGAGGAAGCGGAATCCGTTTGAGTCGGCCGAGCAGGAGGCGAGCCTGAGCATCGCCCGCACGGCCGACCGCTTCGGCATCTGCTTCGCCCGCCTCTTCCGGGAGTACGGGCTCACCCCGTCGCAGTACAACGTCCTGCGGATCCTGCGCGGCGAGGGCAACCCGCTGCCGATCCTCGAAGTCGCCGACCGCATGCTGGCCGCCGTGCCGGGCATCACCGGGCTTATCGACCGCCTGGAGGGCATGGGGCTGGTCGCCCGGGATCGCTCGGCCGAGGACCGGCGGGTCGTCTTCGTGGCGATCCGGCCGAAGGGACTCGACCTCCTCCGGCAGCTCGACGAGCCGGTCTCCGCCCTGCACGGGCGGCTTCTCGGGCACATGAGCCCGGAGGAGCTGCGTCAGCTGATCGGCCTGCTGGAGAAGGCCCGCCAGCCGCTCGACGATTCGGCGGGGGCGTGA
- a CDS encoding TolC family protein produces the protein MRHRCARILFAGAALLTWPGTSASAAAAGMMDAADGASPPASAGVDGARIDDMPSTVSPAIARFLRENGDRPIPAVPAARPPSAVAPGSGRPPIGPSPGPPSPLAVRPDIPQPPSGGGASPGLPPQPSPPQDNRPFANSPFVTPAPPGGDALAAAGLELKAAPFEPTDLRFPINLAAALRLSDARPLIVAAAQAGVWTAEADLMRAKVLWVPSALFGVDYTRHDGGGPDFNKGVMTAASVNYFMGGGGLGLYVNVTDAVFEPLVARQALNAAHWDVQASKNDALFQAADAYFRVHQYRGMYAGALYTVEYGRLLIDKIQALSRELVPLDEVDRARNMVADLEQRAVLARQEWRVASADLTQVLRLDPRAVLEPQEHDHAQITIIDPGRTLDDLMPIALANRPELSSRRASLLAAEARIRREKMRPLLPLLTVNGFQHPGFTMQGGVFGLGPNSSLNQFVGRNDVTLGVFWQLEGLGIGNLARIKQQRGLESDSIIRLRRQQDLVAADVTRALARVQSAAARVLQADRALRTGIVTFIGHLEGLGQTRRLENVLILTFRPQEAVYSLDMLNVAFNEYFTTVAEYNRAQFDLFHALGYPARELSQLRPVGTPLPVDTERPVYLPGVGVGPPPATR, from the coding sequence ATGCGTCACAGGTGCGCGAGGATATTGTTCGCGGGGGCGGCGCTGCTCACGTGGCCCGGCACGTCGGCGTCCGCGGCCGCGGCGGGGATGATGGACGCCGCGGACGGGGCATCGCCCCCGGCATCCGCGGGCGTCGACGGCGCCCGCATCGACGACATGCCGTCCACGGTCTCGCCCGCGATCGCGCGGTTCCTGCGGGAGAACGGCGACAGGCCCATCCCCGCGGTGCCCGCGGCGCGGCCGCCCTCGGCCGTCGCCCCCGGCTCGGGCCGGCCGCCGATCGGCCCGTCGCCCGGTCCGCCGTCGCCCCTCGCCGTTCGGCCGGACATACCCCAGCCGCCCTCGGGCGGCGGAGCCTCGCCGGGCCTCCCCCCCCAACCCTCCCCGCCGCAGGACAACAGGCCGTTCGCGAATTCCCCGTTCGTCACGCCCGCCCCCCCCGGCGGCGACGCGCTTGCCGCGGCGGGCCTCGAGCTCAAGGCCGCCCCCTTCGAACCGACCGACCTGAGGTTCCCGATCAACCTGGCCGCCGCGCTGCGGCTGTCCGACGCCAGGCCCCTCATCGTCGCCGCCGCCCAGGCCGGCGTCTGGACCGCCGAGGCCGACCTGATGCGGGCCAAGGTCCTCTGGGTGCCCAGCGCCCTCTTCGGCGTCGACTACACCCGGCATGACGGCGGGGGCCCCGACTTCAACAAGGGCGTGATGACCGCCGCGTCCGTCAACTACTTCATGGGCGGCGGCGGCCTGGGCCTCTACGTGAACGTCACGGATGCCGTCTTCGAACCGCTCGTCGCCCGGCAGGCCCTCAACGCCGCGCACTGGGACGTGCAGGCTTCGAAGAACGACGCCCTCTTCCAGGCCGCCGACGCCTACTTCCGCGTCCACCAGTACCGGGGCATGTACGCCGGGGCCCTGTACACCGTCGAGTACGGCCGGCTCCTCATCGACAAGATCCAGGCGCTCAGCCGCGAGCTCGTGCCCCTGGACGAGGTCGACCGGGCCCGCAACATGGTGGCCGACCTGGAGCAGCGAGCCGTCCTCGCCCGCCAGGAGTGGCGCGTCGCCAGCGCCGACCTGACCCAGGTCCTCCGGCTCGACCCCCGCGCGGTCCTCGAGCCCCAGGAGCACGACCACGCCCAGATCACGATCATCGACCCGGGCCGCACGCTCGACGACCTCATGCCCATCGCCCTGGCCAACCGCCCCGAACTGTCGTCGAGGCGGGCGAGCCTGCTGGCGGCGGAGGCCCGCATCCGCCGCGAGAAGATGCGGCCCCTCCTCCCCCTGCTCACGGTCAACGGCTTCCAGCACCCGGGCTTCACCATGCAGGGCGGCGTCTTCGGCCTGGGGCCCAATAGCAGCCTCAACCAGTTCGTCGGCCGCAACGACGTCACGCTCGGCGTCTTCTGGCAGCTCGAGGGCCTGGGGATCGGGAACCTGGCGCGGATCAAGCAGCAGCGCGGACTGGAGTCGGACTCGATCATCCGGCTCCGTCGCCAGCAGGACCTGGTGGCCGCGGACGTCACCCGCGCCCTCGCCCGGGTGCAGTCCGCGGCGGCCCGCGTGCTGCAAGCGGACCGCGCCCTCCGTACCGGCATCGTCACCTTCATCGGTCACCTGGAAGGCCTGGGGCAGACCCGCCGGCTCGAGAACGTCCTGATCTTGACGTTCCGGCCCCAGGAGGCGGTCTACTCCCTCGACATGCTCAACGTGGCGTTCAACGAATACTTCACGACCGTGGCCGAGTACAACCGGGCGCAGTTCGACCTCTTCCACGCGCTCGGATACCCGGCCCGCGAGCTCAGCCAACTGCGCCCCGTCGGCACCCCGCTGCCGGTGGATACCGAGCGGCCGGTCTACCTGCCCGGCGTCGGCGTCGGCCCCCCGCCGGCGACCCGCTGA
- a CDS encoding DoxX family protein, which produces MPRTLQGLVSVVGRVLLCTIFLMSAVGNKIPNFRAVAGAMAKEGVPAPQVMLAGAIVFLIAGSVSVVLGYGARIGAALLLAFLVLATYYFHDFWTVADPQAKQEQVIQFMKNLGLMGAMLLVIANGTGPMSLDGCRPLAAGRASTPLEAAAAHGG; this is translated from the coding sequence ATGCCTCGCACGCTCCAGGGGCTCGTGTCCGTCGTCGGCAGGGTCCTGCTTTGCACGATCTTCCTGATGTCCGCGGTGGGGAACAAGATCCCCAATTTCCGGGCCGTCGCCGGGGCCATGGCGAAGGAGGGAGTCCCGGCGCCGCAGGTCATGCTCGCCGGCGCGATCGTCTTCCTGATCGCCGGGAGCGTCTCGGTAGTGCTCGGCTACGGGGCCCGCATCGGGGCGGCCCTGCTGCTCGCCTTCCTGGTGCTGGCCACGTACTACTTCCACGACTTCTGGACCGTCGCCGACCCGCAGGCGAAGCAGGAGCAGGTGATCCAGTTCATGAAGAACCTCGGCCTGATGGGGGCCATGCTCCTGGTCATCGCCAACGGCACCGGGCCGATGAGCCTGGATGGGTGCAGGCCGCTCGCGGCCGGGCGGGCATCCACTCCCCTGGAGGCGGCCGCCGCTCACGGCGGATGA
- a CDS encoding pirin family protein: protein MIRVRKASERGHFDHGWLDTSHTFSFSRYYDPEHMGFRSLRVMNEDRVQPSRGFGTHGHDNMEIVSYVLSGALAHRDSLGTGSTLKPGEFQRMTAGTGITHSEFNPSEDEPAHFYQIWLLPEREGLEPSYEQKAFPEEERLNQLRLVASPDGEDGSLTIRQNARLYLSTLDGGREVSHAIAPGRHAWLQVLRGGVDLNGRALSAGDGAAVSEESALAIRAEQPSEVLLFDLA, encoded by the coding sequence ATGATCCGGGTCCGCAAGGCGTCCGAGCGGGGGCATTTCGACCACGGCTGGCTGGACACCTCCCACACCTTCTCGTTCTCCCGGTACTACGACCCGGAGCACATGGGCTTCCGGTCGCTCCGGGTGATGAATGAGGACCGGGTGCAGCCGAGCCGGGGCTTCGGGACCCACGGGCACGACAACATGGAGATCGTCAGCTACGTCCTCTCCGGGGCGCTGGCGCACCGGGACAGCCTGGGCACCGGCAGCACGCTGAAGCCGGGCGAGTTCCAGCGGATGACGGCCGGGACGGGGATCACGCACAGCGAGTTCAACCCCTCGGAGGACGAGCCCGCCCACTTCTACCAGATCTGGCTGCTGCCGGAGCGGGAGGGCCTGGAGCCGTCCTACGAGCAGAAGGCCTTCCCGGAGGAGGAGCGGCTCAACCAGCTGCGGCTGGTCGCCTCGCCGGACGGCGAGGACGGCTCGCTGACGATCCGCCAGAACGCCCGGCTGTACCTCTCCACGCTCGACGGGGGCCGCGAGGTGTCGCACGCGATCGCCCCGGGCCGCCACGCCTGGCTCCAGGTCCTGCGGGGGGGCGTCGACCTGAACGGCCGGGCGCTCTCCGCGGGCGACGGTGCCGCCGTGAGCGAGGAGTCGGCCCTGGCGATCCGGGCCGAGCAGCCGTCCGAGGTCCTTCTCTTCGACCTGGCCTGA
- a CDS encoding M17 family peptidase N-terminal domain-containing protein yields the protein MKRTGLMVVVLGLVLGGIASADDRKGPRDRTLEGTNGVKVIVRAQGPYDADVPLQVVCYFRHKQGGDRTLGAAVTLDERLGGVIRSLRDRGEFVGDDGETLLLTPRPGTIKAGRLLLVGLGDEGSLSLGTMERVGRTAGREAARLGVERVAFAPLLRDQGNAALAVGDVEAAVLRGVLLANDTQKRLDKEGLATEHALHEWVVEAGPAYFDETVAGVQRGIDEARKSAGERPAGPYAGPGH from the coding sequence ATGAAGCGGACAGGCTTGATGGTCGTCGTGCTGGGGCTCGTCCTGGGCGGAATCGCAAGCGCCGATGATCGCAAAGGCCCCCGGGACAGGACGCTGGAGGGCACGAACGGCGTGAAGGTCATCGTCCGGGCGCAGGGCCCGTACGACGCCGACGTGCCGCTCCAGGTGGTCTGCTACTTCCGGCACAAGCAAGGTGGCGACCGGACGCTCGGGGCGGCCGTCACCCTGGATGAGCGGCTGGGCGGGGTGATCCGATCGCTCCGAGATCGTGGCGAGTTCGTCGGCGACGATGGCGAGACGCTCCTTCTTACGCCTCGCCCGGGCACCATCAAGGCGGGGCGGCTCCTGCTGGTCGGCCTCGGCGACGAGGGCTCCCTGTCGCTCGGCACGATGGAACGGGTGGGCCGCACGGCCGGGCGGGAGGCGGCCCGCCTGGGGGTCGAGCGAGTGGCCTTCGCCCCCCTGCTCCGGGACCAGGGCAACGCCGCGCTCGCCGTCGGCGACGTGGAGGCCGCCGTCCTCCGCGGGGTGCTGCTGGCCAACGACACCCAGAAACGGCTCGACAAGGAGGGACTGGCGACCGAGCATGCCCTGCACGAATGGGTCGTCGAGGCCGGGCCGGCCTACTTCGACGAGACCGTCGCGGGCGTACAGAGGGGCATCGACGAGGCGAGGAAGAGCGCGGGCGAACGCCCCGCAGGCCCGTACGCCGGGCCAGGGCACTGA
- a CDS encoding 3' terminal RNA ribose 2'-O-methyltransferase Hen1, producing the protein MLLTITTTHRPAGDLGFLLHKHPGRFQSYDLSFGRAHAFYPEASDDRCTACLLLDVDPVGVVRGRGAGEGLLDQYVNDRPYAASSFLSVAISQVFGSALQARCNDRPELAGTPIPLEARLDVLPVRGGEPFLRAVFEPLGYRVEATRHPLDERFPEWGESPYYSVTIAGEVTLSALLTHLYVLVPVFDNQKHYFVGDDEIEKLLAKGAGWLAGHPERDAITRRYLRSHPSLYRQALARLVEEEPPSEAVTDGEEPRHGDRAEGAIEKPLSLHEQRLGAVLAALRSGGARRVLDLGCGEGKLLRELLKDPQFEEIVGMDVSIRSLEVARDRLKLDRLPERQAARIRLIHGSLIYRDRRLEGFDAAAVVEVVEHLDPPRLAAFERALFEFARPGTVVLTTPNREYNVTWENVGPDRLRHPDHRFEWTREEFRSWAEGIAGRHRYTVRFLPVGPVDEVLGPPTQMGVFRRD; encoded by the coding sequence ATGCTGCTGACGATCACGACGACGCACCGGCCGGCCGGGGACCTCGGGTTCTTGCTCCACAAGCATCCCGGGCGGTTCCAGAGCTATGACCTGAGCTTCGGCCGGGCGCACGCCTTCTACCCCGAAGCGTCCGACGACCGCTGCACGGCGTGCCTGCTGCTGGACGTGGACCCGGTCGGCGTGGTGCGGGGCAGGGGGGCCGGCGAGGGGCTGCTGGATCAGTACGTCAACGACCGGCCGTATGCCGCGTCGTCCTTCCTGAGCGTGGCGATCTCCCAGGTCTTCGGCTCGGCGCTCCAGGCCCGCTGCAACGATCGGCCCGAGCTGGCCGGGACGCCGATCCCGCTGGAGGCCCGCCTGGATGTCCTGCCCGTCCGCGGCGGCGAGCCCTTCCTCCGCGCCGTCTTCGAGCCGCTCGGCTACCGCGTCGAGGCGACACGCCACCCGCTCGATGAGCGATTTCCGGAGTGGGGCGAGAGCCCCTACTACAGCGTGACGATCGCCGGCGAGGTGACGCTCTCGGCCTTGCTGACGCACCTGTACGTGCTGGTCCCGGTCTTCGACAACCAAAAGCACTACTTCGTCGGCGACGACGAGATCGAGAAGCTCCTGGCCAAGGGGGCCGGCTGGCTGGCCGGTCATCCCGAGCGTGACGCGATCACGCGGCGATACCTGCGGTCCCACCCGAGCCTCTACCGCCAGGCCCTCGCCCGGCTGGTCGAGGAGGAGCCGCCGTCGGAGGCCGTTACGGATGGCGAGGAGCCGCGACACGGCGACCGGGCCGAGGGTGCGATCGAGAAGCCGCTGAGCCTCCACGAGCAGCGACTCGGCGCCGTGCTGGCTGCCCTCAGGTCGGGCGGGGCCCGGCGGGTGCTGGACCTCGGCTGCGGCGAGGGGAAGCTGCTGCGGGAGCTGCTCAAGGATCCGCAGTTCGAGGAGATCGTCGGCATGGACGTGTCGATCCGCTCGCTCGAGGTCGCCCGCGACCGCCTGAAGCTCGATCGCCTGCCCGAGCGCCAGGCGGCCCGGATCAGGCTGATTCACGGCTCCCTGATCTACCGCGATCGTCGCCTCGAGGGGTTCGACGCCGCCGCCGTGGTCGAGGTCGTCGAGCACCTCGACCCGCCCCGGCTGGCCGCCTTCGAGCGGGCCCTCTTCGAGTTCGCCCGCCCGGGCACGGTCGTCCTGACGACCCCCAACCGGGAGTACAACGTCACCTGGGAGAACGTCGGCCCCGACCGCCTCCGCCATCCCGACCACCGCTTCGAGTGGACGCGTGAAGAGTTCCGGTCCTGGGCCGAGGGCATCGCCGGTCGGCATCGTTATACGGTCCGATTCCTGCCCGTCGGGCCGGTGGATGAAGTGCTCGGGCCGCCGACGCAGATGGGGGTCTTCCGCCGTGACTGA
- a CDS encoding amidohydrolase, with product MGDTIQADLILSNGRFATLDPANPAASAVAVRDGKFLVVGSERDVAPHRGPRTTAIDLRGHAAVPGLTDTHMHLIRGGLSYNMELRWDGVPSLADALRMLRDQARRTPPPQWVRVVGGWSELQFAERRMPTLDEINAAAPDTPVFVLHLYDRALLNRAALRAVGYTRDTPEPPGGMIERDRSGNPTGLLVARPNAMILYKTLALGPKLDPADQENSTRHFMRELNRLGITGVIDAGGGFQNYPDDYRVMEALHEKGEMTVRVAYNLFTQKPGGELDDFRRWVAMTGPGRGSDFYRMNGAGEMLTFSAADFEDFLEPRPDLPPSLEADLPGVVRLLAESRWPFRLHATYDESIGRFLDIFEAVNREVPFDGLHWFFDHAETITPRNLERTKALGGGIAVQHRMAFQGEYFVDRYGAEKAEATPPVADMLRMGLPVSAGTDATRVASYNPWACLHWLVTGRTVGGLTLYPEANRLGREQALRLYTQAGGWFSNEEGVRGTLKAGQLADLAVLSDDYFSVPEDRIKGIESVLTVVGGKVVHASGPFGPFAPPPLPVSPDWSPVGVYGGYHRASAAKAAAPGAASRAHRHNLLDRLLGACRGGGEPLWGGGCGCWAY from the coding sequence GTGGGCGACACCATCCAGGCCGACCTGATCCTGAGCAACGGCCGGTTCGCGACCCTCGACCCCGCCAACCCGGCCGCCTCGGCCGTGGCCGTACGGGATGGCAAGTTCTTGGTCGTGGGGAGTGAGCGGGATGTGGCCCCGCATCGGGGACCGCGCACGACCGCGATCGACCTCCGCGGCCACGCCGCCGTCCCGGGCCTCACTGACACGCACATGCACCTGATCCGGGGCGGGCTGAGCTACAACATGGAGCTCCGCTGGGACGGGGTGCCCAGCCTGGCCGACGCCCTGAGGATGCTCCGGGACCAGGCCCGCCGCACGCCGCCCCCGCAGTGGGTCCGGGTCGTCGGCGGCTGGAGCGAGCTCCAGTTCGCCGAGCGGCGGATGCCGACCCTGGACGAGATCAACGCCGCGGCCCCGGACACGCCGGTCTTCGTGCTGCACCTCTACGACCGGGCGTTGCTGAACCGCGCGGCACTTCGGGCCGTGGGGTACACCCGGGACACGCCCGAGCCGCCCGGCGGGATGATCGAGCGGGACCGGTCCGGCAACCCGACCGGCCTGCTCGTCGCGCGGCCCAACGCCATGATCCTGTACAAGACCCTGGCCCTGGGGCCGAAGCTCGACCCGGCCGACCAGGAGAACTCGACCCGCCACTTCATGCGGGAGCTCAACCGGCTGGGGATCACCGGCGTGATCGACGCCGGGGGCGGGTTCCAGAACTACCCCGACGACTACCGGGTGATGGAGGCGCTGCACGAGAAGGGCGAGATGACCGTCCGGGTCGCCTACAACCTGTTCACGCAGAAGCCCGGCGGCGAGCTCGACGACTTCCGCCGCTGGGTCGCGATGACCGGGCCCGGCCGGGGCAGCGACTTCTACCGGATGAACGGCGCGGGGGAGATGCTCACGTTCTCGGCGGCCGACTTCGAGGACTTCCTCGAGCCGAGGCCCGACCTGCCGCCCTCGCTGGAGGCGGACCTACCCGGCGTCGTCCGCCTCCTGGCCGAGAGCCGCTGGCCCTTCCGCCTCCACGCCACCTACGACGAGTCGATCGGCCGGTTCCTGGACATCTTCGAGGCGGTCAACCGCGAGGTGCCGTTCGACGGGCTGCACTGGTTCTTCGACCACGCCGAGACGATTACCCCGCGCAACCTGGAGCGCACGAAGGCGCTGGGCGGCGGCATCGCCGTGCAGCACCGGATGGCCTTCCAGGGCGAGTACTTCGTGGACCGCTACGGGGCGGAGAAGGCGGAGGCCACGCCCCCGGTGGCCGACATGCTGCGGATGGGCCTGCCGGTCTCGGCCGGGACCGACGCCACGCGGGTCGCCAGCTACAACCCGTGGGCCTGCCTCCACTGGCTCGTCACGGGCCGGACGGTCGGCGGCCTCACGCTCTACCCGGAGGCGAACCGGCTCGGCCGCGAGCAGGCGCTCCGCCTGTACACGCAGGCGGGCGGCTGGTTCTCGAACGAGGAAGGCGTGCGCGGGACGCTCAAGGCGGGGCAACTGGCCGACCTCGCCGTGCTCTCCGACGACTATTTCTCCGTGCCCGAGGATCGCATCAAGGGCATCGAGTCGGTCCTCACCGTCGTCGGCGGGAAGGTCGTCCACGCCTCGGGCCCGTTCGGCCCGTTCGCACCCCCGCCGCTGCCGGTCAGCCCTGACTGGTCGCCGGTGGGCGTCTACGGCGGCTACCATCGGGCGTCGGCGGCAAAGGCCGCCGCCCCTGGTGCCGCGAGCCGGGCTCACCGGCACAACCTGCTCGATCGCCTCCTGGGCGCGTGCCGGGGCGGCGGTGAGCCGCTCTGGGGTGGCGGCTGCGGGTGCTGGGCGTACTGA
- a CDS encoding HEAT repeat domain-containing protein: MTDVIPTTVEWTPPDDPRTIDELMMTALCETDEDLAWDAISTLHRRGTREVVDRAVALCRSACAVERRVGADILGKLGLPDRTCLEERFRTLRDMAETEQDHRVLQAIVAALSHLKRPEVVAIACRYKSHEDPQVRYAVVHALIGQTDREAIATLVELSRDPEVHVRDWATFGLGSMIELDTPEIREALAARLADEDSDTGYEAMVGLARLGDRRILPALISERESGSVCVYAVEAAALIADPGLHPLLIELREWWDVAPDQLEEAIRACSPGPTEAT; this comes from the coding sequence GTGACTGACGTCATCCCGACGACCGTCGAATGGACGCCTCCCGATGACCCTCGCACGATCGACGAGCTGATGATGACCGCCCTATGCGAGACCGACGAGGATCTCGCCTGGGACGCCATCTCGACGCTCCACCGGCGCGGGACGCGGGAGGTCGTGGATCGGGCCGTCGCCCTTTGCCGGAGTGCCTGCGCGGTCGAGCGTCGCGTCGGAGCGGACATTCTGGGAAAGCTTGGCCTCCCGGACCGCACCTGTCTCGAGGAGCGCTTCCGTACGCTGCGAGACATGGCCGAGACGGAACAGGATCATCGGGTCTTGCAGGCGATCGTAGCCGCCCTGTCCCACCTCAAAAGGCCGGAGGTCGTCGCCATCGCCTGCCGCTACAAGAGCCACGAAGACCCCCAGGTCCGCTACGCCGTCGTCCACGCGCTGATCGGACAGACCGACCGCGAGGCCATCGCAACCCTCGTCGAGCTGTCGCGCGATCCGGAGGTGCATGTCCGCGACTGGGCGACCTTCGGGCTTGGGTCGATGATCGAGCTGGACACGCCGGAGATCCGCGAGGCGCTCGCGGCCCGGCTCGCGGACGAGGATTCGGATACCGGCTACGAGGCGATGGTCGGGCTGGCCCGGCTTGGCGATCGGCGGATCCTGCCGGCCCTCATCAGCGAGCGGGAATCCGGGTCCGTCTGCGTCTACGCGGTCGAGGCGGCGGCCCTCATCGCCGATCCGGGCCTCCATCCGCTCCTGATCGAGCTGCGAGAGTGGTGGGATGTCGCCCCGGACCAGCTCGAGGAGGCGATCCGCGCCTGTTCGCCGGGCCCGACCGAGGCGACTTGA